Below is a window of Sphaeramia orbicularis unplaced genomic scaffold, fSphaOr1.1, whole genome shotgun sequence DNA.
ccctaaggataactcttaccctaatgataactcttaccctaagggtaactctaaccctaatgataactcttaccctaatgataactctaaccctaaggataactctaaccctaatgataactctaaccctaagggtaactctaaccctaagggtaactctaaccctaaggataactctaaccctaaggataactctaaccctaaggataactctaacaCTAATGATAACTCTagccctaatgataactctaactctaatgataactctaaccctaatgataattctaaccctaatgataactctaaccctaagggtaactcctaaccctaagggtaactcttaCCCTAAGGGTAAttctaaccctaatgataactctaaccctaatgataactctaaccctaatgataactctaaccctaagggtaactctaaccctaagggtaactctaaccctaaggataactctaaccctaagggtaagTCTAACCCtgatgataactctaaccctaatgataactctaaccctaatgataactctaaccctaagggtaactcctaaccctaagggtaactctaaccctaaggataactctaaccctaagggtaactcctaaccctaagggtaactctaaccctaatgataactctaaccctaagggtaactcctaaccctaagggtaactcttaccctaagggtaactctaaccctaagggtaactctaaccctaaggataactctaaccctaaggataactctaaccctaaggataactctaaccctaaggataactctaaccctaaggataactctaaccctaagggtaactctaaccctaagggtaactctaaccctaaggataactctaaccctaagggtaactctaaccctaagggtaactctaaccctaaggataactctaaccctaatgataactctaaccctaagggtaactcctaaccctaaggtaactctaaccctaaggataactctaaccctaaggtaactctaaccctaaaggTAACTCTAaaccctaaggataactctaaccctaaggataactctaaccctaatggtaactctaaccctaaggataactctaaccctaagggtaactctaaccctaatgataactctaaccctaatggtaactctaaccctaagggtaactctaaccctaagggtaactcttaccctaatgataactctaaccctaatgataactctaaccctaagagtaactcctaaccctaagggtaactcctaACCCTAAGAATAACTCTAACCCCAAGGATAATgctaaccctaagggtaactcctagccctaagggtaactcttaccctaagggtaactctaaccctaatgataactctaaccctaagggtaactcctaaccctaaggataaatctaaccctaagggtaattctaaccctaaggataactctaaccctaatgataactctaaccctaagggtaactcctgaccctaaggataactctaaccctaagggtaaatctaaccctaaggataactcttaccctaatgataactcttacactaagggtaactctaaccctaaggataactcCTACCCTAATGATAATTCTAGCCCTAAGGGTAACTtctaaccctaaggataactctaaccttaAGGATAACTCgaaccctaatgataactctaaccctaaggataactctaaccctaatgataactctaaccctaagggtaactctaaaccctaatgataactctaaccctaatgataactctaaccctaagagtaactctaaccctaagggtaactctaaccctaatgataactctaaccctaagggtaactctaaaCCCTAATGGTAACTCctaaccctaaggataactctaaccttaAGGATAACTTgaaccctaatgataactctaaccctaagggtaactctaaccctaatgataactctaaccctaatgataactctaaccctaagagtaactctaaccctaatgataactcttaccctaatgataactctaaccctaatgataactctaaccctaagggtaactccttACCCTAAGGATAATTCttaccctaagggtaactcctaATCCTAAGGGTAACTCctaaccctaaggataactcttaccctaagggtaactcctaaccctaaggataactctaaccctaagggtaactgctaaccctaagggtaactctcaTCTCAAGGGTAAGCCTAACTCTAAGGGTAACTTTGACCCTAACCCTTAAGGTAACCCTaaaggtaaccctaaccctaagggaAACCTGGGTCCTCAGGTTCAGGGGTTTAAGGGAAACCTGGGTCCTCAGGTTCAGGGGTTTTAGGGGAACCTGGGTCCTCAGGTTCAGGGGTTTTAGGGGAACCTGGGTCCTCAGGTTCAGGGGTTTAAGGGGACcacatgtgtttcagtttcagtcaaACACACTGAATCAGGTCCAAACTCATGTTTTTTGACAATGAATGACATTTATTCAGTTGAACCGTTTACATCGACATTGAATCCAGGAAACAACAGAACTTGAGCTGAGTGATCATATATAGACACCTTCTGttcatatcttttatttattattatttcatccaTTAAAACTTACATTAATTCGTCCACCTGCGACAGAATCCGTTTCAGATCGGACGGTTTCAACTGGATCGTTTCAATTGTAGCTGATATTTGATCTTTCATCGGTCGGATCCACGTTTGCGGATGTGACGAACCTTCATGGGGGTCTGTCCATGTTGGCTGGGGTCCGGTCCAGGTGGTCCGGTCCTGGTGGTCTTACGGGGTGGACATGGTGCGTTCGATCCAGGACAGGAAGTTGCTGACCTTGGTGTAGACGCCGTACATGTTGGCGTGGGCGCAGCCTTTGCCCCAGCTGACCACGCCCGTCAGGAACCAGGTCTTGCGGTACTTGGTGACCAGCGGACCGCCACTGTCGCCCTCGCAGGAGTCCTTCCCTCCGGCCTTGACACCGGCGCAGAGCATGTTCCTGGTGATGTTGAGGCGGGTGTGCAGGCGACACTCCTGCAGCGGAACCCTGGGGATCTCCAGGCGCTGCAGGAGGTCGGAGGCGGAGCCGTGGACCGCCAGGCGACCCCACCCCGACACGGTGGACAGGCGCACGGTGGCCAGGGTCCGGGTGGCCGTGCTGTTCCGGGCCGGCAGGCAGATGGGGACCACGTAACGGCCCAGTTTGACCGGGTGGTAGAGCCGGAGCAGGGCCAGGTCGCTGTCGGAGCTGGACTGGTTGTACCCGGGGTGGATCAGGACTCGGTCCACCCGCCTCTTCTGCTCCGTCTTCTCGTCCTGGTTGCGGTCGTGTTCACCTTTAAAAGAACAGAAGGTCTAGTTCAGTCCAGGGTCTGAGGCTGAGGTTCCACTATCGGTTCTGTTTGGGAAGAAACTCTAGAACAAATGGAGTCGGTTCTTTATCGCATTTTTGGTTCTAACCCTAGTGTAAAGGACCAAAGACCTGGAACAGGGTCTGAGGTTCCACTAGTGTAAAGGACCCAAGACCTGGAACAGGGTCAGAGGTTCCACTAGTGTAAAGGACCAAAGACCTGGAACAGGGTCTGAGGTTCCACTAGTGTAAAGGACCCAAGACCTGGAACAGGGTCTGAGGTTCCACTAGTGTAAAGGACCCAAGACCTGGAAAAGGGTCTGAGGTTCCACTAGTGTAAAGGACCAAAGACCTGGAACAGGGTCTGAGGTTCCACTAGTGTAAAGGACCAAAGACCTGGAACAGGGTCTGAGGTTCCACTAGTGTAAAGGACCCAAGACCTGGAACAGGGTCTGAGGTTCCACTAGTGTAAAGGACCCAAGACCTGGAAAAGGGTCTGAGGTTCCACTAGTGTAAAGGACCAAAGACCTGGAACAGGGTCTGAGGTTCCACTAGTGTAAAGGACCAAAGACCTGGAACAGGGTCAGAGGTTCCACTAGTGCAAACCAGAGATGACCCGGTGGTCCCTCGTGCTGTGAGACTAGAGATCCAGAATGGACCGGCTCAGTCTGAGTTTGGACACACCGTCCATCAGGGATCTGACAATCTCCTTCAGGGTCTGGAGGACCTGGGCCTGGTTCTAGTCCAGGCTTTCCCTGGGCCCCTGGAGGCCAGTGTCCACGTTGGAACCTTCAGCCAACATGTTGTCTAAGATGTCACTGAATGTACCGGCAGAAGACCCTGAGGGTTCCACCGAGTTCTCTGGACCAATGACCTAGACCTAAGCTTGACTCACATCTGGACAACGACTGCACCTGCCCACCCTGCAGGAGGTCTGGTCCACCTGCCCACCCTGCAGGAGGTCTGGTCCACCTGCCCACCCTGCAGGAGGTCTGGTCCACCTACCCACCCTGCAGGAGGTCTGGTCCACCTACCCACCCTGCAGGAGGTCTGGTCCACCTACCCACCCTGCAGGAGGTCTGGTCCACCTGCCCACCCTGCCCACCCTGTAGGAGGTCTGGTCCACCTGCCCACCCTGCAGGAGGTCTGGTCCACCTACCCACCCTGCAGGAGGTCTGGTCCACCTACCCACCCTGCAGGAGGTCTGG
It encodes the following:
- the f7l gene encoding coagulation factor VII, with translation ESFWRRYTAGDHCSPSPCQNGATCTSHASSYTCKCAPGYHGRNCDKVRLMHGGCRHRNGGCEHFCSEFSHRRHACTCAPGYHLDLDNSTCTPEDPVPCGRPLVHFSPRVINGHICPKGHCPWQALLSENHQYICGAIVLSPRWMLTAAHCVSSKPSAVFHVTVGEHDRNQDEKTEQKRRVDRVLIHPGYNQSSSDSDLALLRLYHPVKLGRYVVPICLPARNSTATRTLATVRLSTVSGWGRLAVHGSASDLLQRLEIPRVPLQECRLHTRLNITRNMLCAGVKAGGKDSCEGDSGGPLVTKYRKTWFLTGVVSWGKGCAHANMYGVYTKVSNFLSWIERTMSTP